The Thermodesulfobacteriota bacterium DNA window ATACCTTTCAGTTGGGCTGCATCGGAAGACAAGCCCGGTGTAAATCTCTTAACAGACCCGTCAGATAAAACAATTCGATATATTGAAGAAAAAGTCCAAGGAGTAAAACAACAAAGGGATATTGTAGTTGCCTCTATTCATTGGGGAGGCAATTGGGGTTACGAGATTCCTCGTGAAGAAACAGAATTTGCACATAAACTTATTGATGATGCAGGTGTCGATGTAATTCATGGACATTCCTCTCATCATGTAAAGGGAACCGAAGTTTATAAGGGGAAGCTTATAATCTATGGCTGTGGTGACTTTCTAAATGACTATGAAGGTATCAGTGGCTATGAATATTTTAGAGATGATTTGGGATTGATGTACTTTGTGAGCGTCGATCCATCAACTGGAAAACTGGTTTATTTGCGGATGGTACCGACACAGATTAAACACTTTAAGGTGAATAGAGCGTCCAGGGAAGATACATTGTGGCTAAGAGATACCTTAAATCGAGAGGGTAAGAAATTTGGAACTCGAGTGAAATTGAACGATGATAATATGTTAACACTACAATGGGATTAATTAGTTCCTCATGTGGAAAGGGGGCCGAAATCACGTATCTAGATGTAAGAGTCGGGTAAAGCCTTAATCTGTATATACACAGATTTAATCAAACAGACACTGCCATGTTTTTTACCTTTTCTTGATCTCTATTATTTCACATTTCGACAAAACGGGGTTGACTATTTGCCTTTTATGGCCCCCTATCGAATATAGAGGAATTAAAGATAAATTTCTAAGTTCTCCCCTCACAGTTATGGATTCGTCACCGCTTAGTTTTAGAATAATACTCATATTCTCTTCAAGTTTTGGGTTGGTTATTTCCTTGCATTCAAGCTTTCCATTGTGATGCTCACATTGCTCACCGGGTACATTAATAAAACAGGAAATATAACAACCTGTATCCGGAATTTCTTTACCAAAAAGATCCTTCTTTGGCTCTGGTGTAACCATTAGCTCAACGATAGAATCGATTCGATTCCCTAAATAAACTTTCCTTTTATCACCGATCGAAGTAACCTTTCCCTGAATTATTACTTCTGTTCCTTTAAGTTTCTCTAAGGCGCTCTCATTAGCCGCCATTTCGAAACATAGCTGCTCTACTGGCATTATAACTTGTTTTCCCTCTTCTTCTGCCCTAGCTATGCTATAGAGTTCCACAGCTATGAATAATATTATGATTATGGACTTCCTCATTTTTGCCTACCTTATTTGAGTCTAATTTCCCACCAATTCCTTTCTAGCTACCTAAGCCTACTAAATTTGCTGATCCTTTGTGCAGGATTGTTCTAGACATTTTAGATTATTGTAAGTTATCAAGCTCAGCCGAGGATTATCTTCAGGGTTTATAAGTAACGATTTTATATACCCGCTCATCGAATTACAAACATATTGTGATGTTTTAGACCCACATAAGAGCTTGGTTGGATGGGAGAAATACTATAGCATGTACAGCCCATGGATCCTTGAGAAGACTCCATAGGATGTACTTCGAGGAAAATGGAAAAATAATGTAATCTCGTCAACCGAGATTTAAATCATCACGAACTAGGGCTTTATTGTTATAATTGGACAAGATGCCCCCTGAACGACCCTCTCAGCCACACTGCCAATAAAATCTTTACTAAATCTCTTACCACTATAGGTCATCATAACTATTAAATCTACATCTTTTTCGTTCGCGAATTTAACAATACTACTCCAGACATTATTGGCTGCTTCAACAAAAGTTTCTATGTTCTTTCTCCCTTTAATTTTACTTAGATTCTCTTCGAGTTCTCCGAATGAAAATTCCCTTATCTGTTTAATTACATCAACCGGAAAATTGTAATCTCCAACCTCGACAACATTAAGAGAATAGATAGTAGCACCAAATTCGTTTGATAACTCAACGGCGTATCTAAAGGCTTCAGATAGTCTGCTAGTAGATAACAAGTCTGTAGGCACAAATATGCTTTTTATATCTAAGCTTTTCCTAC harbors:
- a CDS encoding CapA family protein, with translation PENFPCITAAKIDYCSLANNHILDWGYSGLIETLETLGKVNVKSAGAGRNLKEAETPAVMGVEGKGRVIVFSFGSVTSGIPFSWAASEDKPGVNLLTDPSDKTIRYIEEKVQGVKQQRDIVVASIHWGGNWGYEIPREETEFAHKLIDDAGVDVIHGHSSHHVKGTEVYKGKLIIYGCGDFLNDYEGISGYEYFRDDLGLMYFVSVDPSTGKLVYLRMVPTQIKHFKVNRASREDTLWLRDTLNREGKKFGTRVKLNDDNMLTLQWD
- a CDS encoding universal stress protein, giving the protein MIDKILWASDGSNYSIEALKYVELLAKKFKAEILGLHVMRDYHEAAEKFPLEEKNKLIKWVEDTKSKERERLESIAKDFREKGISFRIEITTGIPYKEILRVADRENVDLIALGRGGSFEKFILGGTALKVLRESSLPVLTVSESRKSLDIKSIFVPTDLLSTSRLSEAFRYAVELSNEFGATIYSLNVVEVGDYNFPVDVIKQIREFSFGELEENLSKIKGRKNIETFVEAANNVWSSIVKFANEKDVDLIVMMTYSGKRFSKDFIGSVAERVVQGASCPIITIKP